The proteins below come from a single Zea mays cultivar B73 chromosome 8, Zm-B73-REFERENCE-NAM-5.0, whole genome shotgun sequence genomic window:
- the LOC103634770 gene encoding beta-1,2-xylosyltransferase XYXT1 isoform X3, with translation MRGGGEAKPGKSQKSSAQRHLNAGFVVVGLLMLLAYLVAQHFVVGSRHVVITEAQVIMDNVKAPDETENGKVVCNMEGRSDTCEVDGDVRTNGTALSVTLVPASRSERHEWMIRPYSRRFASVRKVTVTQLQDRADAAPCAVTHDVPAVLFAIGGYAGNYWHDYADILVPLFVASRRYNGEVKFLISNIRFQPRWLAKYKAFLQGLSLYDAVDMDGDAQVRCFPHVTVGLRLDKEFSIVPELVPGGRRLSMADFTRFLRETYALPRGSAASRDREQPHKKPRLLLIHRGHYRRITNEPEVARAAEAAGFEAVVAELRGDATEAEQARVVNSFDVVLGVHGAGLTNAVFLPPGGVLIQVVPYGKMEYIARAEFSEPATDMGLKYLDYSVSAEESSLMETLGPEHPAVKDPDSVHRSGWDQVFELYLAKQNVRINVTRFAPTLAQALDHLRQQ, from the exons ATGCGCGGCGGCGGCGAGGCAAAGCCGGGGAAGAGCCAAAAGAGCTCGGCGCAGAGGCACCTCAACGCCGGCTTCGTCGTCGTCGGGCTTCTCATGCTCCTCGCCTACCTCGTCGCTCAGCACTTCGTGGTCGGCTCCCGCCATG TTGTCATTACGGAGGCACAAGTGATCATGGACAATGTAAAGGCGCCGGATGAAACAG AGAATGGCAAGGTGGTGTGTAACATGGAGGGCCGCTCGGACACCTGCGAAGTCGACGGCGACGTCCGCACCAACGGCACGGCCCTGTCAGTGACACTCGTGCCGGCGAGCCGGTCGGAGCGCCACGAGTGGATGATCCGGCCGTACTCGCGCAGGTTCGCCAGCGTCAGGAAGGTGACGGTGACGCAGCTGCAGGACCGGGCAGACGCGGCGCCGTGCGCGGTGACCCACGACGTGCCGGCCGTCCTGTTCGCGATCGGCGGGTACGCGGGCAACTACTGGCACGACTACGCCGACATCCTGGTGCCGCTGTTCGTCGCGTCGCGGCGGTACAACGGCGAGGTCAAGTTCCTGATCAGCAACATCCGGTTCCAGCCCCGGTGGCTGGCCAAGTACAAGGCGTTCCTGCAGGGGCTGTCCTTGTACGACGCGGTGGACATGGACGGCGACGCGCAGGTGCGGTGCTTCCCGCACGTCACGGTGGGGCTCCGCCTGGACAAGGAGTTCAGCATCGTCCCCGAACTGGTGCCGGGAGGCCGCCGCCTCTCCATGGCGGACTTCACGCGGTTCCTGCGAGAGACCTACGCGCTCCCGCGCGGCTCGGCGGCGAGCCGGGACCGGGAGCAGCCGCACAAGAAGCCTCGGCTGCTGCTGATCCACCGGGGCCACTACCGCCGGATCACGAACGAGCCGGAGGTGGCGcgggcggcggaggcggcggggTTCGAGGCGGTGGTGGCGGAGCTGCGCGGCGACGCGACGGAAGCGGAGCAGGCGCGGGTGGTGAACTCGTTCGACGTGGTGCTGGGCGTGCACGGGGCCGGGCTGACGAACGCGGTGTTCCTGCCGCCGGGCGGGGTGCTCATCCAGGTGGTGCCGTACGGGAAGATGGAGTACATCGCGAGGGCGGAGTTCAGCGAGCCCGCCACGGACATGGGGCTCAAGTACCTTGACTACAGCGTGAGCGCGGAGGAGAGCTCGCTGATGGAGACGCTGGGGCCGGAGCACCCGGCGGTCAAGGACCCCGACTCCGTCCACCGCAGCGGCTGGGACCAGGTTTTCGAGCTGTACCTCGCCAAGCAGAACGTCCGCATCAACGTCACCCGCTTCGCGCCGACGCTGGCGCAGGCGCTCGACCACCTACGCCAGCAGTAG
- the LOC103634770 gene encoding beta-1,2-xylosyltransferase XYXT1 isoform X2 has translation MRGGGEAKPGKSQKSSAQRHLNAGFVVVGLLMLLAYLVAQHFVVGSRHVVITEAQVIMDNVKAPDETEAQRIMDNTKIPSETENGKVVCNMEGRSDTCEVDGDVRTNGTALSVTLVPASRSERHEWMIRPYSRRFASVRKVTVTQLQDRADAAPCAVTHDVPAVLFAIGGYAGNYWHDYADILVPLFVASRRYNGEVKFLISNIRFQPRWLAKYKAFLQGLSLYDAVDMDGDAQVRCFPHVTVGLRLDKEFSIVPELVPGGRRLSMADFTRFLRETYALPRGSAASRDREQPHKKPRLLLIHRGHYRRITNEPEVARAAEAAGFEAVVAELRGDATEAEQARVVNSFDVVLGVHGAGLTNAVFLPPGGVLIQVVPYGKMEYIARAEFSEPATDMGLKYLDYSVSAEESSLMETLGPEHPAVKDPDSVHRSGWDQVFELYLAKQNVRINVTRFAPTLAQALDHLRQQ, from the exons ATGCGCGGCGGCGGCGAGGCAAAGCCGGGGAAGAGCCAAAAGAGCTCGGCGCAGAGGCACCTCAACGCCGGCTTCGTCGTCGTCGGGCTTCTCATGCTCCTCGCCTACCTCGTCGCTCAGCACTTCGTGGTCGGCTCCCGCCATG TTGTCATTACGGAGGCACAAGTGATCATGGACAATGTAAAGGCGCCGGATGAAACAG AAGCACAACGAATCATGGATAATACCAAAATTCCCAGTGAAACAG AGAATGGCAAGGTGGTGTGTAACATGGAGGGCCGCTCGGACACCTGCGAAGTCGACGGCGACGTCCGCACCAACGGCACGGCCCTGTCAGTGACACTCGTGCCGGCGAGCCGGTCGGAGCGCCACGAGTGGATGATCCGGCCGTACTCGCGCAGGTTCGCCAGCGTCAGGAAGGTGACGGTGACGCAGCTGCAGGACCGGGCAGACGCGGCGCCGTGCGCGGTGACCCACGACGTGCCGGCCGTCCTGTTCGCGATCGGCGGGTACGCGGGCAACTACTGGCACGACTACGCCGACATCCTGGTGCCGCTGTTCGTCGCGTCGCGGCGGTACAACGGCGAGGTCAAGTTCCTGATCAGCAACATCCGGTTCCAGCCCCGGTGGCTGGCCAAGTACAAGGCGTTCCTGCAGGGGCTGTCCTTGTACGACGCGGTGGACATGGACGGCGACGCGCAGGTGCGGTGCTTCCCGCACGTCACGGTGGGGCTCCGCCTGGACAAGGAGTTCAGCATCGTCCCCGAACTGGTGCCGGGAGGCCGCCGCCTCTCCATGGCGGACTTCACGCGGTTCCTGCGAGAGACCTACGCGCTCCCGCGCGGCTCGGCGGCGAGCCGGGACCGGGAGCAGCCGCACAAGAAGCCTCGGCTGCTGCTGATCCACCGGGGCCACTACCGCCGGATCACGAACGAGCCGGAGGTGGCGcgggcggcggaggcggcggggTTCGAGGCGGTGGTGGCGGAGCTGCGCGGCGACGCGACGGAAGCGGAGCAGGCGCGGGTGGTGAACTCGTTCGACGTGGTGCTGGGCGTGCACGGGGCCGGGCTGACGAACGCGGTGTTCCTGCCGCCGGGCGGGGTGCTCATCCAGGTGGTGCCGTACGGGAAGATGGAGTACATCGCGAGGGCGGAGTTCAGCGAGCCCGCCACGGACATGGGGCTCAAGTACCTTGACTACAGCGTGAGCGCGGAGGAGAGCTCGCTGATGGAGACGCTGGGGCCGGAGCACCCGGCGGTCAAGGACCCCGACTCCGTCCACCGCAGCGGCTGGGACCAGGTTTTCGAGCTGTACCTCGCCAAGCAGAACGTCCGCATCAACGTCACCCGCTTCGCGCCGACGCTGGCGCAGGCGCTCGACCACCTACGCCAGCAGTAG
- the LOC103634770 gene encoding beta-1,2-xylosyltransferase XYXT1 isoform X1: MRGGGEAKPGKSQKSSAQRHLNAGFVVVGLLMLLAYLVAQHFVVGSRHVVITEAQVIMDNVKAPDETVVIAEAQRIMDNTKIPSETENGKVVCNMEGRSDTCEVDGDVRTNGTALSVTLVPASRSERHEWMIRPYSRRFASVRKVTVTQLQDRADAAPCAVTHDVPAVLFAIGGYAGNYWHDYADILVPLFVASRRYNGEVKFLISNIRFQPRWLAKYKAFLQGLSLYDAVDMDGDAQVRCFPHVTVGLRLDKEFSIVPELVPGGRRLSMADFTRFLRETYALPRGSAASRDREQPHKKPRLLLIHRGHYRRITNEPEVARAAEAAGFEAVVAELRGDATEAEQARVVNSFDVVLGVHGAGLTNAVFLPPGGVLIQVVPYGKMEYIARAEFSEPATDMGLKYLDYSVSAEESSLMETLGPEHPAVKDPDSVHRSGWDQVFELYLAKQNVRINVTRFAPTLAQALDHLRQQ, from the exons ATGCGCGGCGGCGGCGAGGCAAAGCCGGGGAAGAGCCAAAAGAGCTCGGCGCAGAGGCACCTCAACGCCGGCTTCGTCGTCGTCGGGCTTCTCATGCTCCTCGCCTACCTCGTCGCTCAGCACTTCGTGGTCGGCTCCCGCCATG TTGTCATTACGGAGGCACAAGTGATCATGGACAATGTAAAGGCGCCGGATGAAACAG TGGTCATTGCAGAAGCACAACGAATCATGGATAATACCAAAATTCCCAGTGAAACAG AGAATGGCAAGGTGGTGTGTAACATGGAGGGCCGCTCGGACACCTGCGAAGTCGACGGCGACGTCCGCACCAACGGCACGGCCCTGTCAGTGACACTCGTGCCGGCGAGCCGGTCGGAGCGCCACGAGTGGATGATCCGGCCGTACTCGCGCAGGTTCGCCAGCGTCAGGAAGGTGACGGTGACGCAGCTGCAGGACCGGGCAGACGCGGCGCCGTGCGCGGTGACCCACGACGTGCCGGCCGTCCTGTTCGCGATCGGCGGGTACGCGGGCAACTACTGGCACGACTACGCCGACATCCTGGTGCCGCTGTTCGTCGCGTCGCGGCGGTACAACGGCGAGGTCAAGTTCCTGATCAGCAACATCCGGTTCCAGCCCCGGTGGCTGGCCAAGTACAAGGCGTTCCTGCAGGGGCTGTCCTTGTACGACGCGGTGGACATGGACGGCGACGCGCAGGTGCGGTGCTTCCCGCACGTCACGGTGGGGCTCCGCCTGGACAAGGAGTTCAGCATCGTCCCCGAACTGGTGCCGGGAGGCCGCCGCCTCTCCATGGCGGACTTCACGCGGTTCCTGCGAGAGACCTACGCGCTCCCGCGCGGCTCGGCGGCGAGCCGGGACCGGGAGCAGCCGCACAAGAAGCCTCGGCTGCTGCTGATCCACCGGGGCCACTACCGCCGGATCACGAACGAGCCGGAGGTGGCGcgggcggcggaggcggcggggTTCGAGGCGGTGGTGGCGGAGCTGCGCGGCGACGCGACGGAAGCGGAGCAGGCGCGGGTGGTGAACTCGTTCGACGTGGTGCTGGGCGTGCACGGGGCCGGGCTGACGAACGCGGTGTTCCTGCCGCCGGGCGGGGTGCTCATCCAGGTGGTGCCGTACGGGAAGATGGAGTACATCGCGAGGGCGGAGTTCAGCGAGCCCGCCACGGACATGGGGCTCAAGTACCTTGACTACAGCGTGAGCGCGGAGGAGAGCTCGCTGATGGAGACGCTGGGGCCGGAGCACCCGGCGGTCAAGGACCCCGACTCCGTCCACCGCAGCGGCTGGGACCAGGTTTTCGAGCTGTACCTCGCCAAGCAGAACGTCCGCATCAACGTCACCCGCTTCGCGCCGACGCTGGCGCAGGCGCTCGACCACCTACGCCAGCAGTAG